A stretch of DNA from Gimesia chilikensis:
ATCGTTTCTCTATATGTTCAATCGAACTTTCATCCTGTCAAACTGATCGTCTTGGCAATTCATGCTTCCCTGGCGCTGGGATTAGCCTGGCTCCTTCCTTTTTGCTGGTCGCGACTGTTTCAGTCACGAACGGCGCTGCGAAATTCTGATTGAATACACTTAGTAAATACATCACTGAAGATTTCTGGAAAGTAAGTTAAAGAGAGAAAATCATGCGAGTTGTGGCGAAGTTGCTGGTTGTGGTTCTGATTATTGCATTCGTGCGATCCAACCGGAATTCAAAAAACGACAAACCGGCGCCACCAATTGAACCTTCCGCGGTGATCGAAAATAACGGTGCGGAACACAGGCTCTATCGAGGCGTCAAATTACTGGATGTCTTTGAGACGCTCCCGACCAGTGCCATCGATACGCTCGATGCGGATACCCGCACCAAACAGCACCTGATCGTTGTCATCACAGTTCCTCTGGGAAATCATAAGGTCAGCGATCTGCGAACCACCTTCAAACTGAGAAACGGTCAATCCTTCGTTAGAAAATGGCTGCCTGTGAATGATAACAAGAACGAAATCGCGACGGGCGTGTTCGCGGTGATTGACAGCGTCGTTTCCTGTTCGACGGAAATCAAACCATCCGCGAGCAAGTGAAACCAGCAAGCGCGTGATCAATATGAGAAATGAGCCCAGACGCTCCGGCTTTACGAAGATGGAATTCCTGGTGATAATTTTCATCAATGTCATACTGATCGCTCTGCTTTATCCTGCAATAAAGCCTCCTAATCCAGATGGCCCCGTCGGAAAAATGATTCCAGTGACGACGCCAGACGAAAAAAATCGTGTCGCTCACGCATCTGGGATTTCTTTTATTCCTCCGCCCAACTGGGGGCAAATCAGGGATCTGGGGCCTGAAAAACACTGGCTTCGCATCGCTCCTCGCGGTAGCAGTAAAAGGCGTGATCTTGCGGTTCTCATAATTGGCAAAGTGGGGGCTTATAACCACGAAGACAGGCTACCTGACCGGAATGATCTGGAGCAATTTAAATGCGTCAAATTTCAGGGATTTCCAGCCTATGAAAGGATGGTCGTTGTCCGGAAAGATTCGTTTGATGATCCTGCCAGATCCGATTATGAGCTCTATATCAACAGGCATGGTGAGTGGTGGAATGTCCATTTTCTAATTTCGGAAGAAATGACTGAGTTGCCTGCTATGATGCGCAAGTACATAAATATGATTCGCTTTCCGCCAAAAGCAGTTGAGGAAGCAGAACAGTCCATGAAGTCAGAGCAATAGTAAGGAACCTACTCCCCAACTCAGGTGTCTCTTTAATTAAGAATATATTCCGCTTCCTCATTTTCAAAGCCAGTGAACGCCATGCAGGAATCTCGCGACGCTAGCCGGCGGTTGATAATCGACTTTTACGACATCGATTCCCTCCGTTATCCCACAATCACAAAATCCGTGGTCAGACTGTTTCAATTGGAACCGGCGGGTGAACTGACCATTGGTCTGGATGAAATGTTCCAGGATTATCAGTGTGAGAGACAGATCGTGGGGCTGGAGTGGGATCCCTGGTCGGGGTATATCGTGGTGGCGAAAACGGAGTCAGCGGAAGATCTGGTAAGGGAAATTGGTGCTTTTATTCAATCCAGGTTTTCCCGGTAATAAACAGAGTTGTTCACATGGCGAATTACTTCTACACCCGCAACGACGAGTACGGTGCGTTTTCGAACTTCTCGCCGCATGGGGTCGAGATGGATGGGCTCTGGTGGCCGAGCGTTGAACACTATTTTCAGGCGCAGAAGTTCAGTGATCCGGAATACCGGGAACGGATCAGAACAGCCCATAATTCGAAACAGGCGGCCCTGCTGGGACGCAGCCGCAAGGTCAAACTCCGCGACGACTGGGAAACAGTGAAAGAGGAGATCATGTCGGCAGCCGTACTCAAGAAATTTCAGACGCACCTCGAATTAAAAGCACTTTTACTCTCCACGGGTGATGAGGCAATTGTGGAAAACGCCCCAAGTGACTATTTCTGGGGTTGCGGACAGGACGGGACCGGTTTGAATCGTCTGGGGATGATCCTGGAACAGGTTCGCGATGTACTCAGACAGGGACTCAACTCAGATCGGAAATGATCCCGTCCGATTCTTTTTGTTTATGACAGAATTTCATTAATCACCGTCCCATGTACATCGGTCAGACGGTAATCTCTGCCCTGATGCTTAAAGGTCAGCCGTTCATGGTTCAGGCCCATGCAATGTAAAAGCGTGGCGTTCAGGTCGTGAACGTGGACCGGGTTCTCGGCGATGTTATAGCAGAAGTCGTCGGTCGCACCGTAAGACATGCCCGGCTTAATGCCGCCGCCGGCCAGCCACATGGTGAAGCAGCGGCCGTGATGATCTCTGCCGTAATCGGTGCTGGTGAGTGTACCCTGACTGTAAATCGTGCGGCCGAATTCGCCTCCCCAGATGATCAGTGTGTCGTCCAGCAGTCCACGCTGTTTGAGATCGGTGAGCAGCCCCGCAGTCGGCTGGTCGATGTCGCCGCACTGCAGGCGCAGGTCGCTGGGCAGATTGTAATGCTGGTCCCAGCCCCGGTGATAGAGTTGAATGAACCGCACACCCCGCTCTGCCATTCGCCGGGCCAGCAGGCAGTTGGCGGCGTAAGTTCCCGGTTTACGGGAAGCCTCACCATAGAGGTCGAATGTCTGCTCACTTTCATTCGAAAAGTCGGTCAGGTCAGGGACGGAGGTCTGCATGCGGTAAGCCATCTCGTATTGCGCGATGCGGGTCTGGATTTCCGGATCGCGATAGGCTTCAAACTGCCTTTGATTCAGCAGCGCCAGGCTGTCCAGCATACTCCGTCTGCTGGCGTCAGTGAGACCTGACGGATTGGAGAGATAGAGTACCGGATCGCCGTTCTTCCGGAAGTTGACTCCCTGGTGACTGGAAGGGAGAAATCCGGTGCCCCACAGGCGGGCATACAGGGGATCCGCGGGACGGGACGCGCTGCCGTCGGAGATCAATACCAC
This window harbors:
- a CDS encoding DUF1501 domain-containing protein, whose translation is MQHELNLLQQEVTRRQFFRRNATGIGAAALGSLLNPDLDAGPADSVQPSHFPGKAKRVIYLFMHGGPSQMELFDYKPRLKDLNASPLPDSVRGDQRLTGMTSNQKSFPVAAPNQFRFQRHGESGTWVSDALPHMAKVIDDVCVIKSMHTEAINHDPAVTLMQTGHQQPGRPSFGAWSSYGLGSENQNLPAFVVLISDGSASRPADPLYARLWGTGFLPSSHQGVNFRKNGDPVLYLSNPSGLTDASRRSMLDSLALLNQRQFEAYRDPEIQTRIAQYEMAYRMQTSVPDLTDFSNESEQTFDLYGEASRKPGTYAANCLLARRMAERGVRFIQLYHRGWDQHYNLPSDLRLQCGDIDQPTAGLLTDLKQRGLLDDTLIIWGGEFGRTIYSQGTLTSTDYGRDHHGRCFTMWLAGGGIKPGMSYGATDDFCYNIAENPVHVHDLNATLLHCMGLNHERLTFKHQGRDYRLTDVHGTVINEILS
- a CDS encoding NADAR family protein; amino-acid sequence: MANYFYTRNDEYGAFSNFSPHGVEMDGLWWPSVEHYFQAQKFSDPEYRERIRTAHNSKQAALLGRSRKVKLRDDWETVKEEIMSAAVLKKFQTHLELKALLLSTGDEAIVENAPSDYFWGCGQDGTGLNRLGMILEQVRDVLRQGLNSDRK